Proteins encoded in a region of the Ancylobacter sp. SL191 genome:
- a CDS encoding sugar ABC transporter substrate-binding protein has translation MPFRAMKNCVLGAVAAATVMAAVPAFALDIAWVHSNAAAQSEQRVKAGFQAWLKETGKSDWKVAYLDSGGSGEKTAANIQDAASRGVGAIIISMADLRASSAAIKEAVAQKIPIFTVDSGSVDGTLVDVTTNNWAMSATVSPFFLNELGKNPKIIFLRMAEHHGTRKRGETMATVLKEYPDVKVLAEHNIDYTAFFEDTTRSMQDYVTRFGDQIDGVWAPWDEPAQAALNALKAGGNTHAKVIGIDGHPQAIAEVCKPGSQMIATISQPFEKMGAQTGEWIEDIVVEKKPAADVIPSKVVYLDAPLVTKANCKDFLPK, from the coding sequence ATGCCATTCCGAGCAATGAAGAACTGCGTCCTCGGTGCGGTCGCCGCCGCGACCGTGATGGCGGCGGTGCCGGCCTTCGCGCTGGACATCGCCTGGGTGCATTCCAACGCCGCCGCCCAGTCCGAGCAGCGCGTGAAGGCCGGCTTCCAGGCCTGGCTGAAGGAAACCGGCAAGTCCGACTGGAAGGTCGCCTATCTCGACAGCGGCGGCTCGGGCGAGAAGACCGCCGCCAACATCCAGGATGCCGCCTCGCGCGGCGTCGGCGCCATCATCATCTCCATGGCCGATCTACGGGCCTCCTCGGCCGCGATCAAGGAAGCCGTCGCGCAGAAGATCCCGATCTTCACCGTCGACAGCGGCTCGGTGGACGGCACGCTGGTCGATGTCACCACCAACAACTGGGCGATGAGCGCCACCGTCTCACCCTTCTTCCTCAACGAGCTCGGCAAGAACCCGAAGATCATCTTCCTGCGCATGGCCGAGCACCACGGCACCCGCAAGCGCGGCGAGACGATGGCCACCGTGCTGAAGGAATACCCGGACGTGAAGGTGCTGGCCGAGCACAACATCGACTACACGGCCTTCTTCGAGGACACGACCCGCTCGATGCAGGACTATGTGACCCGCTTCGGCGACCAGATCGACGGCGTGTGGGCGCCGTGGGACGAGCCGGCGCAGGCGGCACTGAACGCGCTGAAGGCCGGTGGCAACACCCACGCCAAGGTCATCGGTATTGACGGCCACCCGCAGGCGATCGCCGAGGTCTGCAAGCCCGGCAGCCAGATGATCGCCACCATCAGCCAGCCCTTCGAGAAGATGGGCGCGCAGACCGGCGAGTGGATCGAGGACATCGTGGTCGAGAAGAAGCCGGCCGCCGACGTCATTCCCTCCAAGGTCGTCTATCTCGACGCTCCCCTCGTCACCAAGGCCAACTGCAAGGACTTCCTCCCCAAGTGA
- a CDS encoding sugar-binding transcriptional regulator — protein sequence MDETDDTLMVKAAWLYHVGGLNQAETAERLGLTRARVNRLLADALEEGVVSITVDRQLAGMVPVEEALRRRFGLDFCQATPALDLGLGRQSAPDAGDRAGLSPAQKVAFRAVGLLGANHLRAHLARDEPATVGLGWGRTLEQMTLHMAGVSAPNARFISLMGSLTANSAFNPFELVHTLAKRTGGEGYFLPVPFIADTVEDKQVLLSQRQVAKALAIAGTATLCMISVGELEEGALLRRQGMLTVADLESLHKAGAVGDTNGIFFDALGRPVDHPLNERTLAVPFDVLRGLNVVLMVASPEKTRAAAALLASGIVNGLIIDGDAALRLVEQG from the coding sequence ATGGACGAGACCGACGATACGCTGATGGTGAAGGCCGCCTGGCTCTACCATGTGGGGGGCCTGAACCAGGCCGAGACCGCCGAACGGCTCGGCCTGACGCGGGCGCGGGTCAACCGCCTGCTGGCCGATGCGCTGGAGGAAGGGGTGGTGTCGATCACCGTCGACCGACAGCTTGCCGGCATGGTGCCGGTAGAGGAGGCCCTGCGCCGGCGCTTCGGGCTCGACTTCTGCCAGGCGACCCCGGCGCTTGATCTCGGCCTCGGCCGCCAGTCGGCCCCGGACGCCGGCGACCGGGCGGGACTTTCGCCGGCGCAGAAGGTGGCGTTTCGCGCGGTCGGCCTACTCGGCGCCAATCACCTGCGGGCGCATCTCGCCCGCGACGAGCCGGCGACCGTCGGGCTCGGCTGGGGCCGCACGCTCGAGCAGATGACGCTGCACATGGCCGGTGTCAGCGCGCCGAATGCGCGGTTCATCTCGCTGATGGGCTCGCTGACCGCCAATTCCGCCTTCAACCCGTTCGAGCTGGTCCATACCCTCGCGAAGCGGACCGGCGGCGAGGGCTATTTCCTGCCCGTGCCGTTCATCGCCGACACGGTGGAGGACAAGCAGGTGCTGCTCTCCCAGCGCCAAGTGGCGAAGGCGCTCGCCATCGCCGGCACAGCGACGCTGTGCATGATCAGCGTCGGCGAGCTGGAGGAAGGCGCGCTGCTGCGCCGGCAGGGCATGCTCACCGTGGCCGACCTCGAGAGCTTGCATAAGGCCGGCGCGGTGGGCGACACCAACGGCATCTTCTTCGATGCGCTGGGCCGCCCGGTCGATCACCCGCTGAATGAGCGTACCCTCGCCGTGCCGTTCGACGTGCTGCGCGGCCTCAATGTCGTGCTGATGGTGGCCAGCCCGGAGAAGACCCGCGCCGCCGCCGCGCTGCTCGCCAGCGGCATCGTCAACGGCCTCATCATCGACGGCGACGCCGCCCTTCGCCTTGTCGAGCAGGGCTGA